Within the Nitrospira sp. genome, the region TGGGCATACAAGGGTTGACGCGGCTGTCAGTGTCGTTGGCATACCTGATTCAAAGATAGCTGATCGTCGCGGGAGCGCAAGGCGACCGTGGCCTACACCGGAGCATGACAAGAGGCCGCGCGCTCGTCGGAACGATTGTGATCGCGGGATGGCTGGAGGCTTAGGATCGGATATCAGAGGAGGGGTTGGGCTCGACGCCGGACGATTCGACCGCCTGCTGTTTTCTGACCCTGCAGATGCTTCGGATCAATTTCCAATCCAGCCCCGGGAGCAGCGGGTTCCCCTGTCCCAAAGCGGTGCCACCTAATTCCGTCAGGCGGTGGATGCGATCCCGATGGGTGGGATGTGTGGAGACATAGCGGAAGATCCCCTCGTCGGGGTGGCTGTCTTGGCTCATGAGTTGGAAGAACTCAACCATGCCTTGAGGGTCGATCCTGGCGGCTCGCAGCATGGCTATCCCGTCCGCATCAGCCTCGGCCTCGTGGGAGCGGCTGTACTGCAGCGTGCCGAGTGTGCGTGCGCCATCGAGGGCGAGGGTAGCAGCGCCCGTGAAGTCGCCCGAGACAGCCGCGAGGAGCAAACTCGTCGATGTCTGTTCCAGAATCGCCCGCGTCGTGTGGCGCTTGTAGATATGCCCAAGTTCGTGTGCCAGGACCCCAGCGAGCTGCTCCGGCGATTCCGTCTTTTCGAGCAGCCCCCGAAAGACCACGACATCTCCGCCTGGGGCGGCAAATGCATTGACCATCGGGTCGTCGACAATATGAACCCGAATAGTGGAATAGGGGCTGTCCGAGACCGTGGTCGTGAGCCGTGCCAGAAGTGACTGGATGGCCTGGCTCCGATACGGGTCGGTGCAGCGGTCGTCTTCGGGGGCCAGATGCGCCACGACCCGTTCACCCAGATGTTGTTCCCAAGCGATGGGGACGTGCGGCGTCAAGAGCGACGCCAAGCCGGGAATGCCCCAACGATACAGCACGCCTGCGGCTAGGACGGTGACGAGTGCCGCCATGACGGTGAACGTGACGCGCAGGCCGCGCGTGGCCGGATCATGAATGGTGGGTACAAGGGCAGGGGCCTTGGCACGCAATGCGGAGAGAAAGCGCTGATCGGAGATTACCAAGGCGGCCGCCGGGTCTGCGCGGTGCTCCAGCCGAATGTGTTCACCGTCGTACGCGCCCTGTGTCCGCTGTATCCTGTCGTAGGCCCAGTGGACGGAAGTGCCGTTTCCGCGCGCGATCGTGAGTCCGTCGGCGGTCAATGCGACGGTGACGCGATGGTTGGCAGCACTCTGTCCATCGAGATAGCGCCCAGTCCAGGTCGGTGCCGGCATTGATTAGTCCAATTCGAGCCCGGTGTCGAGGAAGTTAGACAGGCCTGGGCTCTGCATTGATGGTCGCGCTGCTTGTGGTAAGTCCTATTCCTTTTGAAAAGGATAGCCGAATGGCGTCGAAGCGCAACTGAGGCGGGCTTGTGACGAGGCTTGCATTCAATAACGCTTGGAAAAGAGCTATTTGGGGGGAACGTTCGTGACGGTGACAGGCGCGTACGTCAATACCGGTCCGTCCGGGGACTGCGTCGTAAGCGTATGCCTCAGCCACTCAGCATCGTTTCGCAGTGGAAAGTCGGCACGGTAGTGGGCGCCGCGACTCTCCTCTCGGGCGAGCGCGCCGACGACGATGGTTTCCGCGATATCGGCGAGAGAACTGAGTTCGAGAGCCTGGCTCAGGTCGGTGTTGAAGGTCTTCCCGTGGTCATGGAGGGTGACCTGTCCCACACGTATACGGATTTGCCGCAATTCCTCCAGGGCTGTC harbors:
- a CDS encoding metalloendopeptidase — translated: MPAPTWTGRYLDGQSAANHRVTVALTADGLTIARGNGTSVHWAYDRIQRTQGAYDGEHIRLEHRADPAAALVISDQRFLSALRAKAPALVPTIHDPATRGLRVTFTVMAALVTVLAAGVLYRWGIPGLASLLTPHVPIAWEQHLGERVVAHLAPEDDRCTDPYRSQAIQSLLARLTTTVSDSPYSTIRVHIVDDPMVNAFAAPGGDVVVFRGLLEKTESPEQLAGVLAHELGHIYKRHTTRAILEQTSTSLLLAAVSGDFTGAATLALDGARTLGTLQYSRSHEAEADADGIAMLRAARIDPQGMVEFFQLMSQDSHPDEGIFRYVSTHPTHRDRIHRLTELGGTALGQGNPLLPGLDWKLIRSICRVRKQQAVESSGVEPNPSSDIRS